Proteins from a genomic interval of Clostridium sp. AN503:
- a CDS encoding GGDEF domain-containing protein: protein MVLFALLLIMCCFAEYLLNKMILTLSVLDKKYTFYHAVCAILRNAWILFGVWSAVPMPLFLLGLFLLLLLMVIPYPSHRLMMNNFTMIIFLFYTSMLMTITGILGLLGFDMSNLIQDRTMLCIILTAVFTLFNAVGALILYYYPESLWRVDYDKSKVMIYTCFLFICSIYHVLDAAILHLYQPSMISYLLLVSGDLLILILMFNFLNYNHVFAKSQDMRREYEESQVLIAQQYFEKISLEKLSGFDSLTNTYNRREICSIMAENIQQGHQMTCVFIDLDGLKRINDHYGHTFGDLMLKRFADTCVHAMAGKGRLARLGGDEFLLVFQDGEISHIDTWIKDLQLKLLEPEDDKEKISFSYGISHGEESVDNYIITADQRMYADKNRKRCDNR from the coding sequence ATGGTATTATTTGCCCTGCTTCTGATTATGTGCTGCTTTGCGGAATATTTGTTAAATAAGATGATTCTGACACTGAGTGTACTGGATAAAAAGTACACTTTTTATCATGCGGTGTGCGCCATACTCCGCAATGCATGGATCCTTTTCGGCGTATGGTCTGCGGTCCCGATGCCGCTGTTTCTGTTGGGTCTGTTTCTATTGCTGCTTCTCATGGTAATCCCCTACCCCAGCCACCGGCTGATGATGAATAATTTTACAATGATCATCTTTCTCTTCTACACGTCGATGCTGATGACGATAACCGGCATCCTGGGGCTTTTAGGGTTTGACATGAGCAATTTGATCCAGGACAGAACCATGCTGTGTATTATCCTGACAGCCGTTTTCACCCTGTTCAATGCTGTAGGCGCCCTGATCCTGTACTACTATCCGGAATCTTTGTGGAGAGTGGATTATGATAAATCCAAAGTGATGATCTACACATGCTTTCTTTTTATCTGCTCCATCTATCACGTATTGGATGCCGCGATCCTGCATCTGTACCAGCCTTCCATGATCAGTTACCTGCTCCTGGTAAGCGGGGATCTCCTCATTCTGATCCTGATGTTTAACTTTCTGAATTACAACCATGTCTTTGCCAAAAGCCAGGATATGCGGCGGGAATATGAAGAAAGCCAGGTCCTGATCGCACAGCAGTATTTTGAAAAGATTTCGCTGGAAAAACTGAGCGGCTTCGACTCCCTCACCAATACATATAACCGGAGGGAAATCTGCTCCATAATGGCTGAAAATATCCAGCAGGGCCATCAGATGACCTGTGTATTTATAGATCTTGACGGACTGAAACGGATCAACGACCACTACGGCCATACCTTCGGCGACCTGATGCTGAAACGCTTTGCCGATACCTGTGTGCATGCCATGGCGGGGAAAGGACGGCTGGCAAGGTTAGGAGGCGATGAATTCCTGCTGGTTTTCCAGGATGGCGAGATAAGCCATATCGATACCTGGATCAAGGATCTACAGCTGAAGCTGCTGGAACCTGAAGATGACAAGGAAAAGATCTCCTTCAGTTACGGGATCTCCCACGGCGAAGAATCAGTTGACAACTACATCATTACGGCA
- a CDS encoding GntR family transcriptional regulator produces MALKALDKQSVPEQIFEMLKNEIIVGEYTVGDKLPSETELCRTLNASRVSVRTALHKLSVLGVIETRLGDGNYVKEFDFKEYIDNVGELIIEDSDVTDMAEYRTETEYICALLAMERASAEELKELYELGAHVDQTFQHKNLSENIASDLKFHYKLCRLSGNKIFRLGYQAFGARMYSGAALHLRRKHQMEQELFTGQSHTKIVQSIMDKDKVLCRQLIEEHFRVS; encoded by the coding sequence ATGGCATTAAAAGCATTGGATAAGCAGAGTGTACCAGAACAGATTTTTGAAATGTTAAAGAATGAGATCATCGTCGGCGAATATACAGTCGGAGATAAGCTCCCGTCTGAGACGGAGTTATGCAGGACATTGAATGCGAGCCGTGTGTCTGTGCGCACTGCGCTCCACAAGCTGTCGGTCCTGGGCGTGATCGAAACACGGCTTGGGGATGGAAACTATGTAAAAGAGTTTGATTTTAAGGAATACATTGACAATGTGGGGGAATTGATCATAGAGGACAGCGATGTCACTGATATGGCTGAGTACCGCACGGAGACTGAGTATATATGCGCTTTGCTGGCTATGGAGCGGGCGTCTGCAGAGGAGCTTAAAGAGCTCTATGAGCTCGGGGCCCATGTGGATCAGACATTCCAGCACAAGAACCTTTCGGAGAACATCGCGTCAGATCTGAAGTTTCATTATAAGCTGTGCAGGCTGTCCGGGAACAAGATCTTCCGGCTGGGCTATCAGGCCTTCGGCGCCCGTATGTATTCAGGCGCAGCGCTGCACTTGAGGAGAAAACACCAGATGGAACAGGAGCTTTTCACAGGCCAGTCCCATACGAAGATTGTCCAGTCGATCATGGACAAGGATAAAGTTTTATGCAGGCAGCTGATCGAGGAGCATTTCCGCGTATCCTGA
- a CDS encoding mandelate racemase/muconate lactonizing enzyme family protein: protein MKVTGIEILKLRIPEGTQIRPVICRIHTDAGIYGLGEASVAIVTGAYAAAEMIKDLSRFIIGADPLQHDLLWERMFKQSFWGKGNGAVVMAAISAIDTALWDIKGKYYQAPVYELLGGRHRDKLRAYASQLQFGWGRQEMESLGKPEDYAESCKRAVEEGYTAVKADVLQFDEDGRRMPYSELVGSLSRKTMVLAEKRLAAIRDAAGDDVDIILENHANTDASTAIQLGRLAEAYDVLFYEEPTLPLNPSVSKKVAEKVSIPLATGERTYTRWGFLPLLESGVISVIQPDIGNCGGVTECRKICDMAHIYDVSVQTHVCSSPLNLAVSLHLEAAIPNFMIHEHHMTSTLKSVADQFVHDYQPVNGYFEIPDAPGFGQDLSEQAEAEAQIEVIK, encoded by the coding sequence ATGAAAGTAACTGGTATTGAGATTTTGAAACTGAGGATCCCGGAAGGGACCCAGATCCGTCCTGTGATATGCAGGATCCATACGGATGCGGGGATCTACGGACTGGGTGAGGCGTCTGTGGCGATTGTCACAGGAGCATACGCGGCAGCAGAGATGATAAAAGATCTGTCCAGATTTATCATCGGTGCGGACCCACTGCAGCATGATCTGCTGTGGGAGCGGATGTTCAAGCAGTCGTTCTGGGGAAAAGGAAACGGAGCGGTGGTGATGGCGGCGATCAGCGCGATTGATACTGCCCTATGGGATATCAAAGGCAAGTATTACCAGGCGCCCGTTTATGAGCTTTTGGGAGGCAGGCACCGGGACAAGCTGCGGGCATATGCCAGCCAGCTGCAGTTCGGATGGGGACGCCAGGAGATGGAGTCCCTGGGAAAACCGGAGGATTATGCGGAGTCCTGCAAAAGGGCGGTGGAGGAAGGCTATACTGCGGTGAAGGCAGATGTCCTCCAGTTTGATGAAGATGGACGAAGGATGCCGTACTCAGAGCTTGTAGGAAGCCTGTCCAGGAAAACCATGGTCCTGGCAGAAAAACGGCTGGCGGCCATACGGGATGCGGCAGGAGATGATGTGGACATCATTTTGGAGAACCATGCCAATACGGATGCCAGCACGGCGATCCAGCTGGGACGGCTGGCAGAGGCTTACGATGTCCTGTTTTATGAGGAACCCACCCTTCCGCTCAATCCATCGGTTTCTAAAAAAGTGGCGGAGAAGGTCTCGATCCCGCTGGCAACAGGAGAGCGTACATATACCCGCTGGGGTTTCCTTCCGCTTCTGGAATCCGGAGTCATTTCCGTCATACAGCCGGATATCGGCAACTGCGGAGGCGTGACAGAGTGCAGGAAGATCTGTGATATGGCGCATATTTATGATGTGAGTGTGCAGACCCATGTCTGCTCCAGTCCGCTGAACCTGGCAGTATCCCTGCATCTGGAAGCGGCGATCCCGAACTTTATGATCCACGAGCATCATATGACCAGCACTTTAAAATCCGTTGCGGACCAGTTTGTACATGATTATCAGCCAGTGAACGGTTATTTTGAGATTCCGGACGCCCCTGGGTTTGGGCAGGACCTCTCAGAACAGGCGGAGGCAGAGGCACAGATTGAAGTGATAAAATAA
- a CDS encoding APC family permease has translation MEQKKGLGLWALVALALGTVVGAGVVTLTGQAIAVTGKSAWLAYLVATAAGFLMIVPYALLGNCMIPKGGNYTITATLLGDRWGGFIGISAVLIIFNMGLFGSGFGQYVNVLFPAVSVKTAALAGITFFFLLNLTGVQKMAKVQNLLSVILFVGLGLFILLGITKTSGKPMDFAAPDFFTNGAGGFGAAVMLLVASTVGHKNIINFTSEAQNPKRDVPKALAITSAIILVLYIGIAFVNSGVLPVEQVAGKPLTEVAKVIMPGALYYLFIIGGPLASLSTTINSAFAIMSTPIKQAARDGWFPEKIAAVNKNGIPYIIYILVYLVGILPILLNLSIKVITSNVVLIVSINELIVFLAICRLPKMLPEAWEKRYYKVKEPVFYIGVGLAILLRGVFIALSLKNLTPVLAATTLGLFVIFFIYATALVKAKKVNVKKSYEIESNSNLGG, from the coding sequence ATGGAACAGAAGAAAGGTTTGGGATTGTGGGCGCTGGTGGCTCTGGCGCTCGGTACAGTCGTAGGAGCTGGAGTGGTCACACTGACAGGACAGGCGATCGCAGTTACAGGTAAATCCGCATGGCTTGCTTATCTGGTTGCGACGGCAGCAGGATTTTTGATGATCGTACCTTACGCGCTGCTGGGAAACTGCATGATCCCCAAAGGCGGGAATTATACGATCACGGCGACACTGCTGGGCGACCGGTGGGGTGGTTTCATCGGGATCTCCGCAGTGCTGATCATTTTTAATATGGGGTTGTTCGGCAGTGGTTTCGGACAGTATGTCAATGTGCTGTTTCCTGCTGTCTCCGTAAAGACGGCGGCGCTGGCGGGCATTACATTTTTCTTTCTGCTGAACCTTACGGGCGTGCAGAAAATGGCAAAGGTGCAGAATCTGCTCTCTGTAATCCTGTTTGTGGGGCTGGGGCTTTTTATCCTGCTGGGGATCACCAAGACATCCGGTAAACCGATGGACTTTGCAGCGCCGGATTTTTTTACAAATGGAGCCGGCGGGTTTGGGGCGGCAGTGATGCTGCTGGTCGCTTCCACGGTAGGGCATAAGAACATCATCAATTTTACCAGTGAAGCACAAAATCCCAAGAGGGATGTACCGAAGGCGCTGGCAATCACATCCGCGATCATTTTGGTACTGTATATCGGGATCGCGTTTGTCAACAGCGGAGTGCTTCCGGTAGAGCAGGTTGCAGGCAAGCCGCTGACAGAGGTGGCAAAGGTGATCATGCCGGGAGCGCTGTACTATCTTTTCATCATCGGCGGCCCGCTGGCGTCCTTGAGCACCACCATAAACAGCGCATTTGCGATCATGTCCACGCCGATCAAGCAGGCGGCCCGCGACGGGTGGTTTCCGGAAAAGATCGCGGCGGTCAACAAAAACGGTATTCCCTATATTATCTATATCCTGGTTTACCTTGTGGGAATCCTGCCGATCCTGTTAAATCTCAGCATTAAGGTGATCACCAGCAATGTTGTGCTGATCGTCTCCATCAATGAGCTGATCGTGTTCCTGGCGATCTGCCGTCTGCCGAAGATGTTGCCGGAGGCATGGGAAAAACGTTATTATAAGGTGAAGGAGCCGGTATTCTACATTGGTGTGGGGCTGGCAATCCTGCTGCGCGGGGTGTTTATCGCGCTGTCCCTTAAGAATCTGACACCGGTGCTGGCGGCGACTACACTTGGACTGTTTGTGATATTCTTTATCTATGCGACGGCTCTTGTGAAAGCAAAGAAAGTGAATGTTAAAAAAAGCTATGAAATAGAATCGAATTCAAACCTTGGCGGGTGA
- a CDS encoding Maf family protein: protein MFENGGIILASASPRRKELLRQVGIVAVVEPSHVEEKITSTAPDQVVMELSRQKAEDVAARHKGEPVVVIGSDTVVAVDGQILGKPKDAADAVHMISMLAGRSHQVYTGVTLIACGANGQPVWESRRVTFAEKTDVYVYPMTLRQIEAYVSTGEPMDKAGAYGIQGMFAAYVKGISGDYNNVVGLPVGRVCRELMEGFGYEME, encoded by the coding sequence ATGTTTGAAAACGGCGGGATTATCCTGGCATCGGCTTCTCCGCGCAGGAAGGAGCTGCTGCGCCAGGTAGGGATTGTGGCGGTTGTAGAGCCAAGCCATGTGGAGGAGAAGATCACCAGCACAGCGCCGGACCAGGTTGTGATGGAGCTGTCGAGGCAGAAGGCGGAGGATGTGGCTGCCCGGCATAAGGGAGAACCGGTGGTAGTGATCGGCTCCGATACGGTGGTGGCAGTGGACGGTCAGATCCTTGGGAAGCCGAAGGATGCGGCGGATGCGGTACACATGATCAGCATGTTAGCGGGCAGGAGCCACCAGGTATATACCGGAGTGACGCTGATCGCCTGCGGAGCCAATGGGCAGCCTGTGTGGGAATCTCGCCGGGTCACGTTTGCGGAAAAGACGGATGTCTACGTCTATCCCATGACCCTGCGGCAGATCGAAGCCTATGTGTCAACCGGAGAGCCGATGGACAAGGCCGGGGCTTATGGCATCCAGGGGATGTTTGCCGCTTATGTAAAAGGGATTTCCGGGGATTATAATAATGTGGTGGGCCTGCCGGTGGGGCGGGTGTGCCGGGAGCTGATGGAGGGATTTGGCTATGAAATGGAGTAA
- a CDS encoding DUF2975 domain-containing protein, translating to MKWSKDNSILLSKICVWVFAAGALLCAAMLPSALDGIVMRRGMEVRTGSTLAMASFYSLMVPTAVALWSLYRLLRNISREQVFVEANVRCLRVLSWACYLAASICLLSAAYYIPFLFVALMAGFMGLILRVVKNVFAEAVALKQENDYTI from the coding sequence ATGAAATGGAGTAAGGACAACAGTATTCTTTTATCCAAGATCTGCGTCTGGGTATTTGCGGCAGGGGCATTACTGTGTGCGGCAATGCTGCCGTCAGCACTGGATGGGATCGTGATGCGCCGGGGGATGGAAGTACGGACAGGGAGCACCCTTGCCATGGCGAGCTTTTATTCTCTGATGGTCCCAACCGCCGTTGCGCTCTGGAGCCTGTACCGGCTTCTGCGCAATATCAGCCGCGAGCAGGTGTTCGTAGAGGCCAATGTCCGCTGTCTCCGAGTGCTGTCCTGGGCCTGTTATCTGGCGGCGTCCATCTGCCTTCTGTCGGCCGCTTACTATATTCCGTTTCTGTTTGTAGCCCTTATGGCCGGGTTCATGGGGCTGATTCTCCGCGTGGTGAAGAACGTGTTTGCCGAGGCGGTGGCGCTGAAGCAGGAGAATGACTACACCATATAA
- a CDS encoding helix-turn-helix transcriptional regulator: MIMVNLDVMMAKRKIGAGELAERVGITPANLSILKNNKAKAIRFSTLEAICRELDCQPSDILEYRAEERQL; encoded by the coding sequence ATGATAATGGTCAATCTGGATGTGATGATGGCAAAGCGCAAGATCGGAGCCGGGGAACTGGCGGAGCGCGTGGGGATCACCCCTGCCAATTTATCCATCCTGAAGAATAATAAGGCAAAGGCCATCCGGTTTTCCACGCTGGAGGCAATCTGCCGGGAGCTGGACTGCCAGCCATCGGATATATTGGAGTACAGGGCCGAGGAACGTCAGTTGTAA
- a CDS encoding DUF6688 family protein, producing MKKMWGRMKKYPNLWAFAGCIMLGVLTAMVWIVLTECWRIMVSYGAREAIRMADFWLYMGAAGFWGAFAGIFLIHPLSLTIFNMALLFRKGTPSLRKKERNTEIITILLGVCYTFLYDAAFNGYTSGIQFRSDWQEVLYRGQLHTPVWTEAALTVIVLSCVGIAGYLLLKLKDINRMPPLLTVLGISSVYIGILMCVLWTVQVSGEEWLFGLFPLNCILIGAKTVRRTVETWREHAENRENVYQNGFLGEINRWLLDSAHWPAAAFVLMLPLLGTMIGILVLFGQRPDSVIRAWTETSDWSLSQRTAPPSVSYDEHYLCTVAAQGHPGVVKPIRSGIRHGHQVTVNRQLCIANAFEQVLEERAAWLHGPVRRFYDRYGFPVARLIRSEYAADIVYYVMKPLEWLFLAVLYLVDEKPENRIAVQYPHAPVPVGR from the coding sequence ATGAAAAAAATGTGGGGCAGGATGAAAAAGTACCCGAACCTGTGGGCTTTTGCAGGATGCATTATGTTGGGAGTCCTGACGGCAATGGTATGGATCGTACTGACGGAGTGTTGGAGGATCATGGTTTCGTATGGAGCGCGGGAGGCGATCAGAATGGCCGATTTCTGGTTATATATGGGAGCGGCAGGGTTCTGGGGAGCATTTGCAGGAATTTTCCTGATCCATCCCCTGTCGCTGACCATTTTCAATATGGCGCTCCTGTTTCGGAAGGGAACGCCGTCTCTCCGAAAGAAAGAACGGAATACAGAGATCATCACGATCCTGCTGGGGGTATGCTATACCTTCCTCTACGACGCGGCCTTTAACGGCTATACGAGCGGCATCCAGTTCCGTTCTGACTGGCAGGAGGTTCTGTACAGGGGACAGCTGCATACCCCGGTCTGGACGGAGGCGGCCCTGACTGTGATCGTGCTCTCCTGCGTGGGTATCGCGGGATACCTGCTGCTGAAGCTTAAGGATATCAACCGGATGCCTCCGCTTTTGACGGTCCTTGGGATCTCATCGGTCTATATCGGAATCCTGATGTGTGTGCTGTGGACGGTGCAGGTGTCAGGAGAAGAGTGGCTGTTTGGGCTCTTCCCACTAAACTGCATTCTGATCGGTGCTAAGACAGTGCGGCGCACGGTGGAGACGTGGCGGGAACATGCAGAGAATCGGGAAAATGTATATCAGAACGGTTTTTTAGGAGAGATCAATCGCTGGCTCCTGGACTCAGCCCACTGGCCCGCAGCGGCCTTTGTCCTGATGCTCCCGCTCCTGGGGACGATGATCGGGATCCTGGTATTGTTTGGGCAGCGGCCGGACAGCGTGATTCGTGCCTGGACGGAAACCAGCGACTGGAGCCTGTCACAGCGCACTGCGCCGCCCAGTGTTTCCTATGATGAGCATTATCTCTGTACAGTAGCGGCACAGGGACATCCCGGCGTTGTGAAACCGATCCGATCCGGCATACGGCATGGACATCAGGTGACAGTCAACCGTCAGCTCTGTATCGCCAATGCCTTTGAGCAGGTGCTTGAGGAGCGGGCTGCGTGGCTGCATGGCCCTGTACGCCGGTTCTATGACCGGTATGGATTCCCGGTGGCGAGGCTGATCCGATCAGAGTATGCGGCTGATATTGTCTATTATGTGATGAAACCATTAGAGTGGCTGTTCCTGGCAGTCCTTTACCTGGTGGATGAAAAGCCGGAGAACCGGATCGCAGTCCAGTATCCCCATGCGCCTGTGCCGGTAGGAAGATGA
- a CDS encoding DUF4173 domain-containing protein, with the protein MTETGSGMHNATGNEGGASGSGYWLPAETEGGGEIDGGMNAVGPEITGAGGPAEDTAVADAGPECIAVQVQKDRQKKPPLPAGRADKWAAVWMFLVAYMAVEWFWIGTNHAYYGLGVFLYTMVYGLTVLTYVVKSGHRLKAEGIFWFAVMGLCGFSYVWVYNHSLMMFLALFLRLVSLYFTAVVLEVLIGGKTGDYFIVDSYLFLVLVPFKNFSAQMQVIRQRLKKLTLAKEILYGLTGCLAAIPLLAVIIGLLSGADDNFADILSNGFWYLLERWGHFLWTGVLAVPVSAYLYGQMYGCAKKRGTDAVTAEKVKKDLKTLAVVPMAGMIPALVSAVILYLLFIGLQGSYYLDALRGVLPEGFTYSEYARQGFFELVALSVLNLGIICLAYLLYRRKAAGKKADLAGGFLKYYTVVISVLTLFLIATAMTKMYLYIQAYGLTPLRVIPSVFMAFLAMVFLLTAASRFVRVPVMRISVCVFAAGFTVMALCGMDGRIASYNLNRWQKGTLDAVPEETLVRGHLASVPPVYEVWKNGDDMTKLRMELVADSIYCDYISIYDGTGGFFYLNRERSGAVAALREMEESFRQRGLDMEARWKVRMEFETLENPSRR; encoded by the coding sequence ATGACGGAAACAGGATCAGGTATGCATAATGCTACAGGAAATGAAGGAGGAGCTTCGGGTAGCGGATACTGGCTGCCGGCTGAAACAGAAGGGGGTGGAGAAATAGACGGCGGCATGAACGCTGTCGGGCCGGAGATAACCGGAGCAGGAGGGCCTGCGGAAGATACCGCTGTGGCGGATGCCGGACCGGAATGTATCGCAGTCCAGGTGCAGAAGGACAGACAGAAAAAGCCGCCGCTTCCAGCAGGAAGGGCAGACAAATGGGCGGCAGTCTGGATGTTTTTAGTGGCATATATGGCAGTGGAATGGTTCTGGATCGGAACCAATCATGCTTATTACGGACTGGGTGTATTTCTCTATACCATGGTTTATGGGCTGACCGTGCTGACGTATGTGGTGAAGTCGGGGCACAGGCTGAAAGCGGAAGGGATCTTCTGGTTTGCGGTGATGGGATTGTGCGGGTTTTCCTATGTGTGGGTTTACAATCACTCCCTGATGATGTTTTTGGCGCTGTTTCTCAGGCTGGTGAGCCTTTATTTTACAGCGGTCGTACTGGAAGTGCTGATTGGTGGTAAAACGGGTGATTATTTCATTGTTGATTCGTACCTGTTTCTGGTGCTGGTACCTTTTAAGAACTTTTCGGCGCAGATGCAGGTCATCAGGCAGAGACTGAAAAAACTCACGCTGGCAAAGGAGATCCTGTATGGCCTGACCGGGTGTCTGGCGGCGATTCCCCTGCTGGCGGTGATCATTGGACTGCTCAGCGGTGCGGATGATAATTTTGCCGATATCCTTTCAAATGGTTTCTGGTATCTGCTGGAGCGGTGGGGGCATTTTTTGTGGACAGGCGTCCTGGCGGTCCCGGTCAGCGCCTATCTCTATGGACAGATGTACGGCTGTGCGAAAAAGCGGGGAACAGATGCAGTGACGGCTGAGAAGGTGAAGAAAGATTTAAAGACTCTGGCGGTTGTGCCGATGGCAGGAATGATACCGGCGCTGGTCAGTGCAGTGATCCTGTACCTGCTCTTTATCGGGCTTCAGGGCAGTTATTATCTGGATGCGCTGCGCGGGGTGCTGCCGGAAGGGTTTACTTACTCGGAGTATGCGAGACAGGGATTTTTTGAGCTGGTGGCGTTAAGCGTCCTCAATCTGGGCATCATCTGCCTGGCGTATCTTCTGTACCGGCGGAAAGCGGCAGGGAAAAAGGCGGATTTAGCCGGCGGCTTTTTAAAATATTACACGGTGGTGATCAGCGTCCTCACGCTGTTTTTGATCGCCACGGCAATGACGAAAATGTACCTGTATATCCAGGCCTACGGCCTTACGCCGCTGCGGGTGATTCCCAGTGTGTTCATGGCATTCCTGGCGATGGTCTTCCTTTTGACGGCGGCGTCCCGGTTTGTGCGGGTCCCGGTCATGCGGATCAGCGTATGTGTGTTTGCGGCGGGCTTTACGGTCATGGCGCTGTGCGGAATGGATGGGAGGATCGCTTCCTATAATCTGAACCGCTGGCAGAAAGGGACCCTGGATGCAGTCCCGGAAGAAACCCTGGTGCGCGGACACCTTGCCAGCGTGCCTCCGGTCTATGAGGTCTGGAAAAACGGCGATGACATGACGAAGCTCCGGATGGAACTGGTCGCAGACTCGATCTACTGCGATTATATTTCCATCTATGATGGAACCGGCGGGTTCTTTTATCTGAACCGGGAACGGAGCGGGGCGGTGGCGGCACTGCGGGAGATGGAAGAAAGCTTCCGGCAGCGGGGACTGGATATGGAAGCGCGCTGGAAGGTGCGGATGGAGTTTGAGACACTGGAGAATCCGAGCCGGCGGTAG
- a CDS encoding cyclopropane-fatty-acyl-phospholipid synthase family protein, whose product MSGKPFISEYLKDLIPVAFELETADEFHVVGTGPVQFRVKLNRELPKRELMRSTSLALGEAYMRGDIELDKDLFEVLDLFMGEMGKFKTNRRALHSLLHTSMSIRNQKKEVTSHYDIGNDFYKLWLDETMSYSCGYFKNEESTLFEAQVGKVDHILDKLCLEKDMTLLDIGCGWGFLLKRAVKRYGVKGVGITLSEEQYKKVCEEIKEEHLEDKMEVRLMDYRELEKSGYQFDRVVSVGMLEHVGRGNYECFLENAESVMKPGGLFLLHYISAQQEHSGDPWIRRYIFPGGVIPSLREIIELLPEYGFYTLDVESLRRHYTKTLLCWRKNFLRSREEIAKTYGEEFTRMWELYLASCAATFHNGIIDLHQILMSKGINNSLPMTRVV is encoded by the coding sequence ATGAGCGGAAAACCATTTATCAGTGAATATTTAAAGGACTTGATCCCGGTCGCATTTGAACTGGAAACAGCGGATGAATTTCATGTGGTCGGGACGGGACCGGTTCAGTTCCGGGTAAAACTGAACCGGGAACTGCCCAAGCGGGAGCTGATGCGCAGCACTTCCCTGGCGCTGGGAGAAGCATATATGCGCGGGGATATAGAACTGGACAAAGACCTGTTTGAGGTCCTGGATCTGTTTATGGGAGAGATGGGGAAGTTTAAGACCAACCGGCGGGCGCTCCACAGCCTGCTCCACACATCCATGAGTATCCGGAACCAGAAGAAGGAAGTGACCTCCCACTATGATATCGGCAACGATTTTTATAAGCTGTGGCTGGATGAGACCATGAGCTATTCCTGCGGGTATTTCAAAAATGAGGAAAGTACGCTGTTTGAGGCCCAGGTGGGGAAGGTGGATCATATTTTAGACAAATTATGCCTGGAAAAGGACATGACACTGCTTGATATTGGATGTGGGTGGGGATTTTTGCTCAAACGGGCAGTGAAGCGCTACGGTGTAAAAGGGGTGGGGATCACCCTGAGCGAGGAGCAGTACAAGAAGGTTTGTGAGGAGATCAAAGAGGAGCATCTGGAAGATAAGATGGAGGTGCGCCTGATGGACTACCGGGAACTGGAAAAGAGCGGATACCAGTTTGACCGGGTGGTCAGTGTCGGGATGCTGGAGCACGTAGGGAGGGGGAACTATGAATGTTTCCTGGAAAACGCCGAGAGCGTTATGAAGCCGGGAGGGCTGTTCCTTCTGCATTATATCAGTGCACAGCAGGAGCACTCGGGAGATCCCTGGATCCGCCGCTATATCTTCCCGGGCGGAGTGATCCCCAGCCTGCGGGAGATCATCGAGCTTCTGCCGGAATACGGATTCTATACGCTGGATGTGGAAAGCCTGCGCAGGCATTACACGAAGACCCTGCTGTGCTGGAGGAAGAATTTTCTCCGCAGCAGGGAGGAGATCGCAAAGACCTATGGCGAGGAGTTTACACGTATGTGGGAGTTGTACCTGGCATCCTGTGCGGCAACCTTCCACAATGGGATCATCGACCTGCATCAGATCCTGATGTCAAAAGGGATCAACAACAGCCTGCCGATGACGCGGGTAGTGTGA